A window from Cryptomeria japonica chromosome 1, Sugi_1.0, whole genome shotgun sequence encodes these proteins:
- the LOC131070876 gene encoding uncharacterized protein LOC131070876, with translation MGFEHKREWHHHLRSALWADCIMPKNILKNSPYKLVYGKDALFPVSLDILALQLLKSIEVAKNEPMEVRLAELMELEEAREVAFKSLQNHQQTIKRWFDNKKSSDSELRPGDLVLKYNERVARLGQHAKFDGLWEGPFRIMNCKGFNAFDFENMQGESLEISVNGFHLKPFY, from the coding sequence ATGGGGTTTGaacacaaaagggagtggcatcaccacttgagaagCGCGTTATGGGCGGACTGTATCATGCCTAAGAATATTTTAAAGAACTCTCCATACAAGCTTGTCTATGGCAAAGATGCCTTATTTCCCGTATCTTTGGATATCCTCGCTTTGCAACTCCTCAAGTCCATTGAGGTGGCCAAAAATGAGCCCATGGAGGTAAGGTTGGCAGAGCttatggagctagaagaagcaagggaAGTGGCATTCAAATCTCTTCAGAACCACCAACAAaccatcaagaggtggtttgataacaAGAAGAGTTCTGACTCGGAGCTCAGACCGGGAGATcttgttttaaaatataatgagAGGGTAGCCAGGCTAGGTCAGCATGCtaagtttgatggtttatgggagggacccttTCGCATCATGAATTGTAAGGGGTTTAATGCATTTGACTTCGAGAATATGCAAGGGGAATCTCTCGAAATCTCGGTTAACGGGTTTCATCTTAAACCTTTCTATTAA